The genomic stretch TTCTAAATCGTGATTGATTTCTTCGAACATCACTTTGTTTCCGTAATTGTTTTTGTACAGATTACGTGTTGTTTTATATTTTCCTTCAAATCGTTCAGAAAAAGGTTCCCATACATGGTTTTTACCATTTTTTGTGATTTGAAAAATCGATTTACTTCCTGTAATGTCAGCGGATTCCGTGATTTTATCGTCTGTGTAATATGGAAATAATGAAAATTCTGAATTTTTACGTCCTGCAGTTAATCCGCCATTGCTGGAAATAAACATCCAATGGTTAGAATCACTTACAATACTCATGAAAAATGGTCGAATGGTATCACTATTCGAAATTTTATAAAAAAGTTCGTTGTCTATTTTGACGGTTTCTATTTGAGACATATGAGATAAAATATCTTGATCTAGAGTTGCTTCTTTAATCATTAATTGTTGTTATATTATTTTTTAGCTTTCTGTACTGCATCCATTAACTTAATGCCATTAAAGTAACTTGTTACAGTTTTTTGAGTTACATTTTCGTCATATGGATCAAATTTGTGAACTTCTTGTAATGCGTAATACGCGGCACGAGGATGTAATGTGTATAGTCCTTTTTCGTTATTTGGTCCTTTGGCACAGATACCAAACCATTCTTCGTTCATGTTGTTTATTCCTGGTTTTGAGTCTTTTGTGTAGCCATCATTGTTCCAAGAAGCTTCCGTATCATGAACTTCTAAGTTTTTTGTTTGCCCTCTTTTCCACCAACCATCGCTGAATTGGAAAGTGAATCCGCCGATAGCATTTTCTGCTTTTCCTAAACCTGCTGCATTAGCGTATATTTCTTTCCAGTTTCCTGTCATGTAATACGCTTGCGAATGTTGATCTTCTTTGTTGTCTCGCGCATTGAAAGCATCTGCTCCAAATTCTGCAAACATGATTGGTTTCCCTAATTCTTCTTTTACACGCTTAAAAGCATCTCCAAAAGAGATTCCACGATACATATTTGTCCCATAAATATCAATGTCTGGACATTCATCTTTTACGAGTTCTAAGTATAATAAGTCACCATTACAGATAGCCACAGGATGCGACATATCTATTGTTTTTATTGCTAAGGTTGCTTCGTTGAATAATTTGTACATAGCACGCGCTCGTGCACGAATTGTAGTATTTTCATCATCGAGAGGAATGTTTTCTGTTTCTGCTTTTCCCCAAGAAAGTCCATAGTTATTTTCATTTCCCAACATGTACATCAACAATCCTGGCGTGTCTTTGTATTCGTCCGCCATCTGCTTGACAGCATTTAAAAGATGTTCATTTACTTTAGGGTTTGCGTATTCCGTATTTTCCATGGAAACACCATCAATCAGTACACCATAACGACCGAAAGAGTGATTCAACATTGTATATATTCCGTAATTTTTATGAATGTAGGTTATCCATCTTGGTTGGATTCCTGTATAAACGCGAATTGTATTGACGCCCATATTTTTGAGCAATGTCATTTCCGCATCTAAAGCTTCTTTAATGAAATCGTCAGATTGATTCCATAAATTGAAAGAGTAGTTTGTTCCGATAGGAAAGTAATCCCAGTTCATCCCATTTATCATGAAAACCTTCCCATTAACGAGCAATTTCATTCCTTGTTCATTTTTTTGAACAGTTACAGTGTCTCTTTTAGAAGTCAGCGATGTTGTTATAATAATCATCGCTACAACTGAAAAAACTAGTGCTAGTATTAGAAAAGTCTTTTTCATCTGTTATTTTTAATTAGTAATTAGGTCAGATGGGATTCGCAAATGGTCAAATTATTTAGATGACTATTCACAGAGTCTGTTTTAGTATTGAAACTATATGAATTGTATACTTTATATGTACTAATGTTTGATTTTTACAATCTTGAAATGATTATATTGCTACTTTTGTATGCTGTATTAGAAATTAGTTGTGTTCAATTTTGGGCAGCGTATCCTTAGAGTACTTACTGCATTTGCTCTTTTCTATAAAGGAAAAGAGCAAACGTTTGTAAGCAATTTTGATATAGCTGTATTCAATAATTTTCAATTTTATTGGTACACTCGTACATAGTCAATTTCCATCGTATCTTGAGTGAATCCTGGATCAATGGTTCCTCCTAATGTTCCGCCCATAGCGATGTTTAAGATTAGGAAAAAGTCACTGTCAAATGGTAAGGTAGCATTGTTTTCTACCGTATGATATACGAAGTCGTCTACCAAGAACGTTATTGCAGTTGGTGTCCATTCTACCGTATAGTTATGAAATTCTGTCGTAGAAGTTGGCAATGATGTAGCCGCACCGTCACCAGCTCCTGGTGAAACTCCTGGATGGTGTACCGTTGCTAAAACAGTATTCTTATCTTGTCCTTTTTGTTCCATGATGTCTATTTCACCACAACCAGGCCATGTGTTTGTTTGGTAATCTGCTCCTAAAGCCCATATTGCTGGCCACGTTCCTTGTGAAGCTGGCAATTTTGCACGTACTTCTACTCTTCCGTTCGTGAATTCGTATAGGTTTTCAGATTTTAAACGCGCAGATGTATAGTTTCCGCCACCTGTACTTATGGCATTTATTTTAAGAAATCCGCCATCTACGACTACATTGTCAGCACTGTTTGTATAGGTTTGAGATTCTCCATTTCCCCATCCACCTGCACCGAGGTCGTAGGTCCAGTTTGCTGCATCTGGAGCTCCATCTACATCAAATTCGTCTTGCCAAACTAAGTTGTTGTATTGCGTTTGGAAGTTATTACTTGCTGGTTCTGCCGAAGTGATGATAAACCACCAATCAAATCCGCTGTTTCCGTCTGTTGTTCTTAGTACAAGTTCATTCGGTACAGAACGATCAAAAATTTCGTATGTATGTGATCCACCTGTGTAATATCCGATGAATCCATTTCCTGTAAGTGTAATTGTTTCAACGCCTCCAGGAGCAATTAACGCCCAAGTTTCAGAAAAATCATCATAGGGTAAATTTTCTATATCATCACCATTAGGATTTCCACCAGAACCTCCAAGTTCATCAATGAAACTAGCACGTCCAAATACAGTTCCTGAAATATCAGTGGTTGGGTCATCATTGGTATTGTTAGTTACAAACGTAAACGTTCCGTCAGCATTAAAAATATATCTGTCATCATACATTCCAACGCCAACTTTTTCTTCTGGTCCAGCTCCATACCATTCTGTTGGCACTGATCCACCAACAGGTCCTAAACCAAAGTGTCCTTGTTGTTCCGATTTGATTCTCCACGATCTTGAACTAGTTCCGACTAATTTGTCTATCAATTCCATTGGTGGTGCATAGGTTGCCAATACATCTACGGTAATTGTTGTAGACGTTGAGATTCCTCCAGTTCCAAAAGCAATTACAGTTACTGTATATGAATTGAGTCCTAAGTTTGAGAATGTAAACAACGCTGTTCCTGCTGGATCTGTTTGTTGATTTGCTTCGTATACAAATCTATATGTGATTGTATCATCTGCGGAAGCGGTAAAGTTAACAACTCCACTTCCATCTCCGTTTGGATTATTTGCGTCCTGACCAACTATTACTGCTGTGACTTGTAAATTGGTCGGCGTTAGTAAATCTCCCACAGTCGCTTCATCATCCTGACAGCTAACAGTTAGCAATAGAATACCAAGAAGTGATGTGAATATATTTTTTAAATTTTTCATCTTTTTCATGTATTAATTCTTTAGTAGCTTGAATGTCCAAAATACGCCTGCACCAGCTTCAATTTCTAGTGTAATGGTATTTATATCGACAAATGTAATATTGTATGTTATAGAACCTGGCGCGTTTGCTGGGTTTGAAAGTTCTCCTGCATTGTTTGCTTTAGGAATTCCTAAGTAAGCTCCTGTTCCGTTTAGTGTTACTGTATTTGCCGAATTATCGTATGTAAATGTCGCTGCCGCAGATCCGTCATGTGGTGCTACTGGTGCGCCACAAGCGTCTCCTGCTCCACTTTGCCATCCTTCAATCCATGTGTCAGCTCCTAATACGTTGCTAAATGATCCGCTATTTGTAAATACATATTCGTCATCGTAAAAACAAGCTCTTTGTGCAACTCCTGCATCATCAATGGAGAACCACTCTCCTGATCCTGCAGATGGTCCAACTTTAAGTGATCCTGCTTCTGGTGCAACACTCCATGAACCTGCTAATGGTGATACTGGCGCAGCACCATCTCTTACTAGTTTAAATGTCCAAAAGACACCTGAACCAGCTTCAATACTTACGATCATAGTGTTAATATCTACTAATGTAACATCGTATGTAATAGAACTTGGCGCATTTGCTGGATTTGAAAGTTCTCCTGCGTTGTTTGCTTTTGGTAAAGCAATGTATGCTCCTGTTCCGTTTAGTGTAATTGTTCCTGCTACATCATTGTGTATGTATGTTGCTGCTGCAGATCCGTCATGCGGTGCAATTGGTGCGCCACAAGCATCACCTGCGCCACTTTGCCATCCTTCAATCCATGTGTCTGCTCCTAAAACATTACTGAATGATCCATTTGTTCCAAAAACATACGTATCATCATAGTAACATGCTCTTGCTACTACTCCTGCATCATCAATGGAGAACCATTCTCCTGATCCTGGCATTGGTCCAACTTTAAGTGATCCTGCTTCTGCTGCCATTTTCCATGTTCCCGTTATTGGACTTGCTGCTGAAGGTTGTTTGTAGAAATAGATATTGTCTATAAACACAGTTCCTGATGCCCAAGGTGTTCCAACAAACTTTAATTGGAATATTTCATCTACTGATAATCCTTGATCTGTATATTCTGAGATTGCAATTTCAATACTTGTCCATGATCCTGCTGTTAAAGGTCGCGTTACTGGTGCTTCTGTTGCTGCAGTTGGTCCGTTGATGAGTGACGTTTCAAGGTCAGTTACCACATCTGCTGTCCATACATCTAAGTGTAAAAATTCCATTGCTGAGACATCTACTGAAGTTCCGTCAGCTAATGCAATTCCTTGATAGCTTATGTTGATGTACTGAAGCATTTGATCTCCTGCTAAGTCAAACGTTGTCCAGCTACTTCCTTGTCCACCTTGTCCCCAATCTGGGAAATAGTTTGTTCCTACTTCATCCGTGTAAACACTACTAAATATAGAGATTACATCAACTGCTGCTCTTGCAGGTGGCGTTGGTGCTGATGTTAATGGTTGTACTATTGCAGTTACTTCAAACTCTTCTGTATAGGTTGTGGTTGCAATTGCTCCACCCATGGCAACTACAGTAATTGTGTAGGTACCAGGATTGTCATAGATATGTGAGATTGTTTCTCCAATGTTTCCTACTACAACATCACTTCCATCTCCAAAATCAACTTGGTTGTTCATCGCAAAGTCTGCGGTTGCTGTAACATTTACTTGTTTTGATATTGCAGCGTCGTTTTCAATAGTAACCACTAAGTTTTGCGGTGCTTGAAAAGAAACTACAATTCCTTGTGTTAAGGTCGTAATGTCTCCATTTAACGCTTTCGCTGTAAGTGTTACTTCATATGAGCCTTCTGCGTATGTATGTTCTACATAGTTCCCTGGCGCAATGTTTTCTTCTGCGTCAGCACCATCACCATAGTTAATGTTGTATGTTGTAACTCCTTCACCAAGCGGCGTGATTTTCACCAAACCAGTATTGTCTTGTGTGATTTCTGTAAGCAACGATAGATTTGTAGGCGCATTTACGGTGTCTATAAAATCGGTATTGTCATCTTCATCGCAACTGTATACTATCAGTGCGACTAGACATAAACTGAATACATATTTAATTATTTTCATCTTTTTTTCTTTTCTTTTTCTAGCTATTAATATCCTGAATTTTGTATCCAACGATTTCCTGCCAATTCAATTTCGATTCTTGGAATTGGAAATAATTCGTTTTTCCCAGTAGAAAACCCAGGAATAGAGCTCGTTTGACCTGTTCTAACTTGGTCAAAGAAACGGTGTCCTTCGCCAGCTAGTTCAAGCCTTCTTTCTGCCAACACATTTTCTAGTGTTGCAGGAATTCTGTTAGTTGTGTTTCCAAATGCTCTGTCACGAATTGCATCCAAAAATGTTTGAGGATTTGCAATTGGCGATGGTGCACGTAAGTTTGCTTCCGCAGCCATTAGTAAGATATCGGCATACCGAATAGCTCTGTAATTGTTGCTATGCGTTAGGTTTACATCTTGTAGGTTTGCTTCTGCGTATGGAATGTATTTTAGGTTGAAGTATCCTGTGTGTTCAGAACCTTCATTGAATATAACATCTGGTCGTGAAGCCACAAATGCATTGATGTCTAATACGGTTGCTGCTAAACGTGTATCTCCAGTTTGGTATAAGTCTACAACACCTTGTACTGGTACATTGAAACTGAATCCACTTGTATAAGGTGAGAAGTTTCCGCCTCTGAATCTTGGTCCCATGAATCCTACTGCAATGTTTCCTTCAACACATTGAAAACAGCCAAATCCTGCTCCTTCTCCACCAAAGTATTGTACTTCGAATACAGATTCTTGATTGTTTTCATTACTGTTTAAAAAGATGGTTCCGAAGTTATTAACTAATTGGTATTGCCCAGAGTTAATGACTTGATTGAACGTTTGTGCTGCTTCTGTATATTTTTCTTGGTAAAGGTATATTTTTCCTAGTAAAGCCAATGCCGCTCCTTTAGTTGCTCTACCATTTTGTGATTGCGTCCAAGGTAATTCAGTAATTGCATTCATTAAGTCAACTTCTAAACGCGCATAAATAGCTGCTTTAGGTGTTCTGTCAATTGATTGTGTTTCTTCAATTGTGATTCTTCCATCAGTATATAATGGAACATCACCGAAGAATTTTACCAATTCGAAGTAATAGTATGATCTTAGAAATAAGTTTTCTGCAAGTAATTGCTCTTTTCCATCAAAATCAATATTGTCTTGAAACTCTACAATGTAATTTGCTCTACTGATTCCTGCATACATCCATTGGAATACGTTACGCAACGCACCATTGTCTGCTGTATGAATCATGTCGTCGATTTGTTGCCAATCTAATACATCTGTTGGACTTTCGCCACCACATAAACTGTTATCAGAGGCAATTTCGCCCAAAATATTGTTTAAGTATGTTGTAGAAAGTAAATCATATACACCAATTAATGCAGCGTCATAATCTTCTGGTGTGTTGAAAAAGTTTTCTGAGTTTTCCTGACCTTCTGGTAGGATGTCTAAGTAATCATCACAAGATTGTATGCTCATGATGACGATCAGCGTTAGTGCTATTTTTGTTATCTTATTATACATAGTTATCTTTTTAGAATGATACATTGATTCCTGTTGTAAATGTTCTTGCTAATGGATATTGTCCTAAGTCAACACCAGCGCCCAACGGATTTGAATTTGATACATCAGGATTGTATCCTTGATATTTTGTGAATGTATGCAAGTTGTTTACCGCAAAGTAGAGTCTGAATTTATCTAAATGAATTTTTTCTAATACTGAAGTCGGTAATGAATATCCTATTTGAACGTTTTGAATTCGTAAGTATGAACCATCTTCTACAAAGAAATCCGAGAATAAGTAGTTGTTTGAAGCATTTGTTGATGCTCTAGGAACTGTGTTTGATGTTCCTTCGCCTGTCCAACGATCTAAGTATAAGTCTGGTTTGTTACTATACGTTAGAAAACGCTCGTAACTTCTTGCAATGTCGTTTCCGATAGAAGCATATAGTGTTGTACTAAAGTCAAATTGTTTGTAATCTAGGTTTAAGTTGAATCCCATTGTTACTTCTGGAATTGGGCTTCCAATAACCGTTTGGTCATCACTACTTCCAAATTCAATCGCGCCATCGCCATCTACATCTACATATCGAATATCTCCTGGTTGCGCATTTGGCTGAGCTGCATGTGCATCAATTTCTGCTTGGTTTTGGAAAACTCCATCCGTTTGCAATCCGTAGAATACACCTATTGGCAATCCTGTTTGGAAACGTGAAGTGGTTTGGTTTAACCCAAATAATCCGCCAGGCAAGAAACCTGCTGCATTGTTAACTTCTATTGCTTTGTTGTCAATACTTGTTAAGTTATATCCAAGTCCAATGCTGAAATCTTCTGAGAAATCGTGTGAAAAGCTGATACTTAAGTCAAGACCTTTGTTTTCAATGGTTCCTGCATTTACTACTGGTGGCGAACTTCCTCCAGCGGTAGAACCTAATAATCCTGATACTTCAGGTACTAATAATAAGTCTTCCGTACGTTTTCTGTAGTAATCAAATGTAACATCTAATTTATTATCTAATAAACTAATATCAAACCCTATGTTTGTTTGTTTTGTTGTTTCCCATTTTAAACTTGGGTTTGCTAACGAACCAATTGCGTTTCCAAATGCTAATACATCGTTAAACGGATAGGTTGCTTCTGCTCCTGCTCCTTGCAAGAATCCTAACCAACGGTAACTTCCAATTTTATCACTTCCTGTAATACCGTAACTTCCTCTAAGTTTTAATGAATTGATTGTTTCTGTTTTGAAAAAATCTTCTTTCGATACTACCCAACCTGCAGATGCAGATGGAAAGTATGCAGCACGTTCGTTAGGTCCAAAACGTGTAGATGCATCTCTTCGTACTAATGCAGAGAATAAGTATTTTCCGTTGTAATCATATTGAATTCTTCCAAAAAGTGAGTACGTACGATCTTCTCCTCTTCCTGTTGCTGCATTAATTGTTTGCTGAATGTCTTGTGGTGCGCCGTTTGGCGTATCATCTTCATCAATTATGAATGACTGCGTGTTACTTAAGAAAGCGTTGTTCCAAGTATCTGGACCACTTACTAAGAAACCTGATGCAAAAATTCCATCATATTGCTCGCTTCTCATAGAGAATCCTACCAATCCTGTAAAGTTATGATTGCCAAATGATTTGTTATAGTTTAAGAAACTTTCCCATGTGTAATCAAAAAAGTTTTGCGTGTTTTCGCTAACTACACTATATAAGTCTCTGTCGCCATCTTCATTTCTATCTACATTAAATTGACCGTTTGTATCTAAGCCAACATTATTGACAACTTTTCCAAATCCGTAGTATTGTAATGGAAAGTATGCACGTGAAATTACATCTGCATAGTTGAAGTTGAAACGTGTAGTCAATTTCATATCCTTGATAATGTCGTATTCTAATTCGATTTTTCCTGTAAAACGATTTACTTTCGTGTCGTTATACGTATTGTTGATTAACGCCAGTGGATTGATGATTTCATTTCCTTGTTCTGTTCCAATATAATTGAAACCTCTTGAAGGTCCAGTTCCGTCAGTTCCGTCATAAACGGCTGTTAATGGCGAAGCATTTGCCGCATAGTATAGTGCAGAACCTCTTCCACTTTCAGGAATTGTTTTACGCTTAATGTTTGTGTAGAGTAAAAAAGTATTTAATTGTAACTTTTCAGAAAGCTCAATGTTTAAGTTGTTTTTCAACGTCCAACGTGTAAAGTTTGATTTGTCGCTGGCAATAATACCATCTTGTCCAAAGTAACTTCCACTAAATCCGTATGATATTTTATCTGAACCTCCAGTTGCACTTAAACTGTGACTGAATGTTGGTGCTGTTCCAAATAATTCATCTTGCCAATCTGTTCCTACACCAAATCCT from Kordia antarctica encodes the following:
- a CDS encoding glycoside hydrolase family 16 protein, translated to MKKMKNLKNIFTSLLGILLLTVSCQDDEATVGDLLTPTNLQVTAVIVGQDANNPNGDGSGVVNFTASADDTITYRFVYEANQQTDPAGTALFTFSNLGLNSYTVTVIAFGTGGISTSTTITVDVLATYAPPMELIDKLVGTSSRSWRIKSEQQGHFGLGPVGGSVPTEWYGAGPEEKVGVGMYDDRYIFNADGTFTFVTNNTNDDPTTDISGTVFGRASFIDELGGSGGNPNGDDIENLPYDDFSETWALIAPGGVETITLTGNGFIGYYTGGSHTYEIFDRSVPNELVLRTTDGNSGFDWWFIITSAEPASNNFQTQYNNLVWQDEFDVDGAPDAANWTYDLGAGGWGNGESQTYTNSADNVVVDGGFLKINAISTGGGNYTSARLKSENLYEFTNGRVEVRAKLPASQGTWPAIWALGADYQTNTWPGCGEIDIMEQKGQDKNTVLATVHHPGVSPGAGDGAATSLPTSTTEFHNYTVEWTPTAITFLVDDFVYHTVENNATLPFDSDFFLILNIAMGGTLGGTIDPGFTQDTMEIDYVRVYQ
- a CDS encoding PKD domain-containing protein produces the protein MKIIKYVFSLCLVALIVYSCDEDDNTDFIDTVNAPTNLSLLTEITQDNTGLVKITPLGEGVTTYNINYGDGADAEENIAPGNYVEHTYAEGSYEVTLTAKALNGDITTLTQGIVVSFQAPQNLVVTIENDAAISKQVNVTATADFAMNNQVDFGDGSDVVVGNIGETISHIYDNPGTYTITVVAMGGAIATTTYTEEFEVTAIVQPLTSAPTPPARAAVDVISIFSSVYTDEVGTNYFPDWGQGGQGSSWTTFDLAGDQMLQYINISYQGIALADGTSVDVSAMEFLHLDVWTADVVTDLETSLINGPTAATEAPVTRPLTAGSWTSIEIAISEYTDQGLSVDEIFQLKFVGTPWASGTVFIDNIYFYKQPSAASPITGTWKMAAEAGSLKVGPMPGSGEWFSIDDAGVVARACYYDDTYVFGTNGSFSNVLGADTWIEGWQSGAGDACGAPIAPHDGSAAATYIHNDVAGTITLNGTGAYIALPKANNAGELSNPANAPSSITYDVTLVDINTMIVSIEAGSGVFWTFKLVRDGAAPVSPLAGSWSVAPEAGSLKVGPSAGSGEWFSIDDAGVAQRACFYDDEYVFTNSGSFSNVLGADTWIEGWQSGAGDACGAPVAPHDGSAAATFTYDNSANTVTLNGTGAYLGIPKANNAGELSNPANAPGSITYNITFVDINTITLEIEAGAGVFWTFKLLKN
- a CDS encoding glycoside hydrolase family 2 TIM barrel-domain containing protein translates to MKKTFLILALVFSVVAMIIITTSLTSKRDTVTVQKNEQGMKLLVNGKVFMINGMNWDYFPIGTNYSFNLWNQSDDFIKEALDAEMTLLKNMGVNTIRVYTGIQPRWITYIHKNYGIYTMLNHSFGRYGVLIDGVSMENTEYANPKVNEHLLNAVKQMADEYKDTPGLLMYMLGNENNYGLSWGKAETENIPLDDENTTIRARARAMYKLFNEATLAIKTIDMSHPVAICNGDLLYLELVKDECPDIDIYGTNMYRGISFGDAFKRVKEELGKPIMFAEFGADAFNARDNKEDQHSQAYYMTGNWKEIYANAAGLGKAENAIGGFTFQFSDGWWKRGQTKNLEVHDTEASWNNDGYTKDSKPGINNMNEEWFGICAKGPNNEKGLYTLHPRAAYYALQEVHKFDPYDENVTQKTVTSYFNGIKLMDAVQKAKK
- a CDS encoding RagB/SusD family nutrient uptake outer membrane protein, yielding MYNKITKIALTLIVIMSIQSCDDYLDILPEGQENSENFFNTPEDYDAALIGVYDLLSTTYLNNILGEIASDNSLCGGESPTDVLDWQQIDDMIHTADNGALRNVFQWMYAGISRANYIVEFQDNIDFDGKEQLLAENLFLRSYYYFELVKFFGDVPLYTDGRITIEETQSIDRTPKAAIYARLEVDLMNAITELPWTQSQNGRATKGAALALLGKIYLYQEKYTEAAQTFNQVINSGQYQLVNNFGTIFLNSNENNQESVFEVQYFGGEGAGFGCFQCVEGNIAVGFMGPRFRGGNFSPYTSGFSFNVPVQGVVDLYQTGDTRLAATVLDINAFVASRPDVIFNEGSEHTGYFNLKYIPYAEANLQDVNLTHSNNYRAIRYADILLMAAEANLRAPSPIANPQTFLDAIRDRAFGNTTNRIPATLENVLAERRLELAGEGHRFFDQVRTGQTSSIPGFSTGKNELFPIPRIEIELAGNRWIQNSGY
- a CDS encoding SusC/RagA family TonB-linked outer membrane protein encodes the protein MNRYLIILVFMLCSIWSYGQDFEIKGNVMEDGTNMPLPGVTVLVKNTTKGTATDFDGNFTIKGVPNGSTLVFSSIGYATQEVVVTSNKDLSVVMKEDAESLESVIVIGYGSQRKELVSGAYTSLDSEKILEANPARIEEALQGSAAGVQVNANSGSPGSSLNIRIRGITTNGDNSPLVIVDGVNIGTDLSIIDPNDIQTLDIIKDASSAIYGVQASNGVILITTKKGRKDSATKFSYNSFYSIQEASNTLDLMNASEYAVYVNETEVADGNALPYPNLQGFGVGTDWQDELFGTAPTFSHSLSATGGSDKISYGFSGSYFGQDGIIASDKSNFTRWTLKNNLNIELSEKLQLNTFLLYTNIKRKTIPESGRGSALYYAANASPLTAVYDGTDGTGPSRGFNYIGTEQGNEIINPLALINNTYNDTKVNRFTGKIELEYDIIKDMKLTTRFNFNYADVISRAYFPLQYYGFGKVVNNVGLDTNGQFNVDRNEDGDRDLYSVVSENTQNFFDYTWESFLNYNKSFGNHNFTGLVGFSMRSEQYDGIFASGFLVSGPDTWNNAFLSNTQSFIIDEDDTPNGAPQDIQQTINAATGRGEDRTYSLFGRIQYDYNGKYLFSALVRRDASTRFGPNERAAYFPSASAGWVVSKEDFFKTETINSLKLRGSYGITGSDKIGSYRWLGFLQGAGAEATYPFNDVLAFGNAIGSLANPSLKWETTKQTNIGFDISLLDNKLDVTFDYYRKRTEDLLLVPEVSGLLGSTAGGSSPPVVNAGTIENKGLDLSISFSHDFSEDFSIGLGYNLTSIDNKAIEVNNAAGFLPGGLFGLNQTTSRFQTGLPIGVFYGLQTDGVFQNQAEIDAHAAQPNAQPGDIRYVDVDGDGAIEFGSSDDQTVIGSPIPEVTMGFNLNLDYKQFDFSTTLYASIGNDIARSYERFLTYSNKPDLYLDRWTGEGTSNTVPRASTNASNNYLFSDFFVEDGSYLRIQNVQIGYSLPTSVLEKIHLDKFRLYFAVNNLHTFTKYQGYNPDVSNSNPLGAGVDLGQYPLARTFTTGINVSF